From Mycoplasmopsis gallinacea, the proteins below share one genomic window:
- the rplI gene encoding 50S ribosomal protein L9 → MKVILIKDCKDGKANTIIDVAAGYGTNFLIKKGFAVAYNPTNLKLLEKRLDELSANEHEHRSEARELKERLEQERLSFTLEATIDKNGHLNVHGSVSRKDIEKTLVEKGYKLPKHAIQKVDFVAEGLHEVKAELYKDIVAKIFVDIKIHQIKK, encoded by the coding sequence ATGAAAGTAATTTTAATTAAAGATTGTAAAGATGGAAAAGCTAACACAATTATTGATGTAGCTGCAGGATATGGAACAAACTTTTTAATCAAAAAAGGTTTTGCAGTTGCTTACAACCCAACTAACTTAAAACTTTTAGAAAAAAGATTAGATGAACTTAGTGCTAATGAGCACGAACACAGAAGTGAAGCTAGAGAATTAAAAGAAAGACTTGAGCAAGAAAGATTAAGCTTTACTTTAGAAGCTACTATTGATAAAAACGGACACTTAAATGTGCATGGATCAGTTTCAAGAAAAGATATTGAAAAAACTCTTGTAGAAAAAGGGTACAAATTACCTAAACATGCAATTCAAAAAGTGGATTTTGTAGCTGAAGGACTTCACGAAGTTAAAGCAGAACTTTACAAAGATATCGTGGCTAAAATTTTTGTAGATATTAAAATTCACCAAATTAAAAAATAA
- a CDS encoding OppA family ABC transporter substrate-binding lipoprotein produces MKKTLTFLSLIAASSTPFVANSCVDFDNIHANNVFIKNENQANMLYQNQTLKPSDSYINNEIVRTIFAPLITYSYQGKVHEDKINNNFDSITKKILNFYLADSIVIYLPDNNGNLTQFSFIDSDYSLNLTKPDKGSGYSKPILTVSSPNQTSINNPDFWNKLKQANKVEFNLKDNLFYVDKQVNQTKINFKANDIADNLLNNQAYLEKIKNLYNVTFMMQNNKLIFSAANAEKEAKLDLFVQNEVMNNFIFQPQAQGQKDLFLGTYVVSENEINKLILLKNDHSANESFNNASDSLEKIIFNYNPVSLDEETFRIQSLRAYRQNLISMLNYSTLNSKQQENVLKYSDIYGYNEVVSYNSKDAIFKWTYNHNIKANKSNNAFNNDFANFIHSLSKKELFSFEKALAMLLNPYTIAKLSDSNYYWNVAPLASVQLQGIDQENNNFDSLSAAYYLSTLTSFENLQSNYFIEKEVYYQKENILDLNKQLKSANFKALKEIIASMISKFKQVHTNANISFIIPVLDTFSEKEKLLLERYKNLLNDNFDLNVQIEEYDSNKTYFFKKTHISYLNNSLESFFKVLWDDFRSVQSFSYFLDLSNDEAIQKFINLKTLDEFLNYLNTKTTYEQIKIINTFNNYFNIPVILNNALSEKTFEKILIQNYLELPSFEDGIINYADVRITY; encoded by the coding sequence ATGAAAAAAACATTAACTTTTTTAAGTTTAATAGCTGCTTCTAGCACTCCTTTTGTGGCTAATTCTTGTGTTGATTTTGATAATATTCATGCTAATAATGTCTTTATTAAAAATGAAAATCAAGCCAATATGCTTTATCAAAATCAAACTCTAAAGCCTAGTGATAGCTACATTAATAACGAAATAGTTCGCACTATTTTTGCACCACTTATCACATATTCTTACCAAGGAAAAGTGCACGAAGATAAAATTAACAATAATTTTGATAGCATTACCAAAAAGATTTTAAATTTTTATTTAGCAGATAGCATTGTCATTTATTTACCTGATAATAACGGAAACTTAACTCAATTTAGCTTTATTGATAGTGATTATAGTCTTAATTTAACAAAACCAGATAAAGGAAGCGGGTATAGCAAACCTATTTTAACGGTTAGCTCGCCTAACCAAACTTCCATTAATAATCCTGATTTTTGAAATAAGCTTAAACAAGCAAACAAGGTGGAATTTAATTTAAAAGATAATCTTTTTTACGTGGATAAACAAGTAAATCAAACTAAAATTAATTTTAAAGCAAACGACATCGCTGATAATTTATTAAATAATCAAGCTTACTTGGAAAAAATTAAGAATTTATATAATGTAACTTTTATGATGCAAAATAATAAATTGATTTTTAGCGCTGCTAATGCGGAAAAAGAAGCAAAACTTGATTTATTTGTGCAAAATGAAGTAATGAACAATTTTATTTTTCAACCTCAGGCACAGGGACAAAAAGACTTATTTTTAGGTACATATGTTGTTAGTGAAAATGAAATTAACAAGTTAATTCTTTTAAAAAATGACCATTCAGCTAATGAAAGTTTTAATAATGCAAGTGATTCGCTTGAAAAAATAATTTTTAATTATAACCCAGTGTCACTTGATGAAGAAACATTTAGAATCCAGTCACTTAGAGCCTACCGTCAAAATTTAATTTCAATGCTTAATTACAGCACTTTAAATTCAAAACAGCAAGAAAATGTACTCAAATATTCAGATATTTACGGATACAATGAAGTTGTTTCATATAACAGCAAAGATGCAATTTTTAAATGAACTTATAACCACAATATTAAGGCTAATAAGTCTAATAATGCTTTTAATAATGATTTTGCAAACTTCATACACTCTTTATCTAAAAAGGAATTATTTTCCTTTGAAAAAGCCCTTGCAATGCTTTTAAATCCATACACAATCGCTAAGTTAAGCGATAGTAATTACTACTGAAATGTTGCGCCACTTGCAAGTGTGCAACTTCAAGGAATTGATCAAGAAAACAATAATTTTGATTCACTTTCAGCAGCTTATTATTTATCAACTTTAACTAGTTTTGAAAACCTTCAAAGCAATTATTTTATTGAAAAAGAAGTATATTATCAAAAAGAAAACATTCTTGATTTAAATAAACAGCTTAAAAGCGCTAATTTTAAGGCTTTAAAAGAGATTATCGCTTCAATGATAAGTAAATTTAAACAAGTTCATACTAATGCTAATATTAGTTTTATTATTCCGGTTTTAGATACCTTTTCAGAAAAGGAAAAACTGCTTCTTGAAAGGTACAAAAATCTTTTAAATGACAATTTTGACTTAAATGTTCAAATCGAAGAATATGATTCAAATAAAACATACTTTTTCAAAAAAACCCATATTTCTTATTTAAACAATTCACTTGAGAGCTTTTTCAAAGTCCTTTGAGATGATTTTCGCTCAGTGCAAAGCTTTAGTTATTTTTTAGATTTATCAAATGATGAAGCGATTCAAAAATTTATCAACTTGAAAACTTTAGATGAATTTTTGAATTACCTAAATACCAAAACTACCTATGAGCAAATTAAAATAATTAATACCTTTAATAATTACTTCAATATTCCAGTTATTTTAAACAACGCTCTTAGCGAGAAAACATTCGAAAAAATCTTGATTCAAAACTACTTAGAGCTTCCTTCTTTTGAAGATGGTATTATAAATTATGCAGATGTTAGAATCACTTACTAA
- a CDS encoding DnaB-like helicase C-terminal domain-containing protein, with amino-acid sequence MKANSPKNVPINELDYDNLVTNPSSIYVDEKLERKVLNIMITNDDRQLLGIDYFNEDTFFNIKNRQLFSLIKSEHQKTKNKNVTFNYEDISHFVNREETINEYPELSQYYLNVVLSSGLANDNNFLTYADRLLDLQKMRKAEAFILAYSKKLHSEKDLLPEQLTTDFENFFIKNNTNSLNRNNFLTLEEASTEFIEKIIEIKNNTNIVEDSVLSGFRGIDNYVNGFKPGQLIILAARPGIGKTALALNIARNISLNSSLERKRNVIFISLEMPTSELVARISSTETMVDLKKIQNPKYMQEVELSTLQKAKVEYLDNMNIYIDDAATSKINDIVWKIKHLYKNLKGELDFIVIDYLQLISAPDASGNRQNEIATISRTLKTLALELKVPIMALSQLSRNVESRDDNRPQLHDLRESGAIEQDADIVIFLSRPKMKKDANKNNENDNSQNVIKTNLTVAKNRNGQPGIASLYYFGNYVKFQDPEPEN; translated from the coding sequence ATGAAAGCAAATTCGCCAAAAAATGTTCCTATTAATGAGCTAGATTATGACAATTTAGTTACTAATCCTAGCAGTATTTATGTTGATGAAAAACTTGAAAGAAAAGTGCTTAACATTATGATCACTAACGATGATCGTCAACTTTTAGGAATTGATTATTTTAATGAAGATACTTTCTTTAACATTAAAAACCGCCAGCTTTTTAGTTTAATTAAAAGCGAACACCAAAAAACTAAAAACAAAAACGTTACTTTTAACTATGAAGATATTTCACACTTTGTCAATCGTGAAGAAACAATTAATGAATATCCTGAGCTTAGCCAGTATTATTTAAACGTTGTTTTATCAAGCGGGCTTGCTAATGATAATAACTTCCTAACTTATGCAGATCGCTTACTTGATTTGCAAAAAATGAGAAAAGCAGAAGCATTTATCTTAGCTTATTCAAAAAAATTACACTCAGAAAAAGATTTATTACCCGAGCAATTAACAACCGATTTTGAAAACTTTTTCATCAAAAACAATACTAATAGTTTAAACCGTAATAACTTTTTAACCCTTGAAGAAGCTTCAACGGAATTTATTGAAAAAATTATTGAAATTAAAAATAACACAAACATTGTTGAAGATAGTGTTCTTTCAGGATTTAGGGGCATTGATAATTATGTTAATGGCTTCAAACCAGGACAATTAATCATTTTAGCTGCTCGTCCAGGGATTGGAAAAACAGCTTTAGCTTTAAATATTGCAAGAAATATTTCACTTAATTCATCACTTGAAAGAAAAAGAAACGTCATTTTTATTTCTTTAGAGATGCCTACTAGTGAGCTTGTAGCTAGAATTAGTTCAACTGAAACAATGGTAGATCTTAAGAAAATTCAAAACCCAAAATATATGCAAGAAGTTGAACTTTCTACGCTTCAAAAAGCTAAAGTTGAATATTTAGACAATATGAACATTTATATCGATGATGCTGCTACATCAAAAATCAACGATATTGTGTGAAAAATTAAGCACCTATATAAAAACTTAAAAGGTGAGCTTGATTTTATTGTAATTGACTATCTTCAACTTATTTCAGCGCCAGATGCATCTGGAAATAGACAAAACGAAATTGCAACTATTTCAAGAACCTTAAAAACCTTAGCTTTAGAATTAAAAGTTCCAATTATGGCACTTAGTCAGCTTTCACGGAACGTTGAAAGCCGTGATGATAATCGTCCGCAGCTTCATGACTTGCGTGAATCTGGAGCTATTGAGCAAGATGCTGACATTGTTATTTTCTTAAGTAGACCAAAAATGAAAAAAGATGCAAATAAAAACAATGAAAATGACAATAGTCAAAATGTTATTAAAACTAATTTAACTGTTGCTAAAAACAGAAATGGGCAACCTGGAATTGCTAGCCTTTATTATTTTGGTAATTATGTTAAATTCCAAGACCCAGAACCTGAAAACTAA
- a CDS encoding CNNM domain-containing protein yields the protein MSLTIQIILLVALLILFVLSSIYSGSETAYTSVSKAHVREMVQNKERGAKLIYKQLERYNQLLSAILIGNNIVNVASATLTSALLGSILSQNEVLIVIISTAVVTPILVIFGEIAPKLLAKNNPIRFLKIFCYFIEGTFWLFYVLTYPISKLGKKVYVTHSEDQLKSILDLAQSEGVLQTGESILAQKALDLDSTKVSQHYIRLKDVVYLDYKDNISKALEVFKETNYSRLPVMKNGQLIGIVLIKDIFHLQKGKVINYLKTVPLISANSIPSSALEKMRLARAQMAFVTQSNNKVDTIGIITMEDIIEEIIGEIYDEYDDEEEIYEISLQKSRVVVSAYIYDVFKQLEIDLELLSEDEEEMTVRQYLLKKTNSKRIYKNTRFNLNDIVSFKVVETFQGKPNDTIVEINKI from the coding sequence ATGTCCCTGACTATTCAAATTATTCTCTTAGTAGCACTTTTAATTTTATTTGTTTTAAGTAGTATTTATAGTGGAAGCGAAACAGCGTATACCTCAGTTTCAAAAGCACATGTTCGTGAAATGGTTCAAAACAAAGAACGTGGAGCTAAACTTATTTATAAACAACTTGAAAGATACAACCAACTTTTAAGTGCTATTTTAATTGGAAATAATATTGTTAATGTGGCTTCAGCTACCTTAACTAGTGCACTTCTTGGAAGCATTTTATCTCAAAATGAAGTGTTAATTGTTATTATTTCTACTGCAGTAGTAACTCCTATTTTAGTGATCTTTGGTGAAATTGCACCAAAATTACTTGCAAAAAATAATCCAATTCGTTTCTTAAAAATCTTTTGTTATTTTATTGAAGGGACATTTTGACTTTTTTATGTTCTAACTTACCCAATTAGTAAGCTTGGTAAAAAAGTTTATGTAACTCACTCTGAAGATCAACTTAAAAGTATTTTAGATTTAGCTCAAAGTGAAGGGGTGCTTCAAACTGGAGAGAGCATTTTAGCTCAAAAAGCACTTGATCTTGATTCAACTAAAGTCTCACAACACTACATCCGTTTAAAAGATGTTGTGTATTTAGATTATAAAGATAATATATCAAAAGCCTTAGAAGTATTTAAAGAAACCAATTATTCTCGTCTTCCGGTGATGAAAAATGGACAATTAATTGGGATTGTTCTTATTAAAGATATTTTCCATCTTCAAAAAGGAAAAGTAATTAATTACTTAAAAACAGTACCTTTAATTTCAGCTAACTCAATTCCTTCTTCAGCTTTAGAAAAAATGCGTTTAGCTCGAGCTCAAATGGCTTTTGTTACGCAAAGTAATAACAAAGTTGATACCATTGGAATTATCACAATGGAAGATATTATTGAAGAAATCATTGGTGAAATTTACGATGAATATGATGATGAAGAAGAAATTTACGAAATTTCACTTCAAAAATCAAGAGTAGTTGTTAGTGCCTATATTTATGATGTATTCAAACAACTGGAAATCGATTTAGAACTTCTTAGTGAAGATGAAGAAGAAATGACGGTTCGTCAATACCTTCTTAAAAAGACTAATTCAAAAAGAATTTATAAAAACACTCGTTTTAACTTAAATGATATTGTTTCATTTAAAGTTGTTGAGACTTTCCAAGGTAAACCAAATGATACCATTGTTGAGATCAACAAAATTTAA
- a CDS encoding GGDEF domain-containing protein, with protein MNSKQKVWVYSLAAFSCFVTLLLLLFVFIFNTEIIWVRILVAIGILLFFFLTGVMLYFLIYNFARTRELVKKSFNGFIEEIMTNNNIGIIIYDIEYRIIWVSNFIKNKFGDNYIGFFISDFFQKIDPSKNDKFNLNLTKLQFKYKKNLYEAQFWPLSSTIVIHDITTEQTFKNEAWEQKAVIGEIEIDNLQLYQSILSEEQLFNINKIVIDVFKECSNKYNFIYRQYTNGKFIIFTNEVTLKDFEKTNFEIFTRISERVDNLDISKLSLSLGFARGWSSLKEKLEQAKKALVQSQSRGGDQVTIYSNNSQPIYYGSNTEILTDSSRTKIKNIALELEKKLLSTSISKVMIYGHANADLDSIGASYGIYEIAKAYGKNAYICNNTFDDTVKKLFEEKNNKLPKDIFIRNVNQANKMTDSSTLVVLVDNSDPFRTDNKEALTNVHPNNVFVFDHHRLGKSIDFASYSNIYVDTSASSAAEIVTEIAMFLDYRVNLSHEIAQVLLNGIYLDTNQFSKSVTTRAFEAAAFLEKHGAKGSISGEMLKIDEETQALIDQILKNVVEVKKGYFLTYTEQEASNDVISIAANEILKIRGRVASFVVAKLKGTKTYKLSARGVNTNVQIICEAVGGGGHFGTAAATSDEELEQFVDNIRTAIIDIGRKQNESNFN; from the coding sequence ATGAACTCGAAACAAAAAGTATGAGTGTATTCACTAGCAGCTTTTTCTTGTTTTGTGACGCTTTTACTCCTTCTTTTTGTATTTATTTTTAACACAGAAATCATTTGAGTAAGAATTTTAGTTGCAATTGGAATTCTTCTATTTTTCTTCCTAACTGGTGTGATGCTTTATTTCCTTATCTATAATTTTGCTCGTACAAGAGAACTAGTTAAAAAAAGTTTTAATGGTTTCATTGAAGAAATCATGACAAATAACAATATCGGAATTATTATTTATGATATTGAGTACCGGATTATTTGAGTTTCTAACTTTATTAAAAATAAATTTGGAGATAACTACATTGGATTTTTCATTAGTGACTTTTTCCAAAAAATTGATCCAAGTAAAAATGATAAGTTTAATTTAAATTTAACTAAGTTGCAATTTAAGTATAAGAAAAACTTATATGAAGCTCAGTTCTGGCCTTTAAGTAGTACTATTGTTATTCATGACATTACTACAGAGCAAACTTTTAAAAACGAAGCTTGAGAACAAAAAGCAGTCATTGGAGAAATTGAAATTGATAACTTACAACTTTATCAATCAATTTTATCTGAAGAGCAACTTTTTAACATTAACAAAATCGTTATTGATGTTTTTAAAGAATGTTCAAATAAATACAACTTCATTTATCGTCAATATACTAACGGTAAATTTATTATTTTTACAAACGAAGTCACGCTAAAAGATTTTGAAAAAACTAATTTTGAAATCTTTACCAGAATTAGTGAAAGAGTTGATAATTTAGATATTAGCAAATTATCGCTTAGTTTAGGTTTTGCTCGTGGATGGAGCTCATTAAAAGAAAAACTTGAACAAGCTAAAAAAGCTTTGGTGCAATCACAAAGTCGTGGTGGAGATCAAGTAACGATTTATTCAAATAATTCACAACCAATTTATTATGGTTCAAATACTGAGATTTTAACTGATAGTAGTAGAACTAAGATTAAAAATATTGCTTTAGAGCTTGAGAAAAAATTATTATCTACTTCAATAAGCAAAGTAATGATTTATGGACATGCTAATGCTGACCTTGACTCAATTGGTGCAAGTTATGGAATTTATGAAATAGCTAAAGCTTATGGTAAAAATGCTTATATTTGCAACAACACCTTTGATGATACAGTTAAAAAACTTTTTGAAGAAAAAAATAATAAGCTTCCAAAAGATATTTTCATTCGAAATGTAAATCAAGCTAATAAAATGACGGATTCATCTACCTTAGTTGTGCTTGTAGATAATTCGGATCCATTTAGAACTGATAATAAAGAAGCTTTAACAAATGTGCATCCAAATAATGTTTTTGTTTTTGATCATCACCGTCTTGGTAAAAGCATTGACTTTGCTTCATATAGCAATATTTACGTTGATACATCAGCATCTAGTGCAGCTGAAATTGTTACTGAAATTGCAATGTTCCTTGATTATAGAGTAAATCTTAGTCATGAAATTGCGCAGGTGCTTCTTAATGGAATTTATTTAGATACCAATCAATTTTCTAAATCAGTTACCACAAGAGCTTTTGAAGCTGCTGCTTTTTTAGAAAAACATGGAGCTAAAGGTTCGATTAGTGGTGAGATGCTTAAAATTGATGAAGAAACCCAAGCATTAATTGATCAAATTCTTAAAAACGTAGTTGAAGTGAAAAAAGGTTACTTTTTAACTTATACTGAACAAGAAGCAAGTAATGATGTTATTTCCATTGCTGCTAATGAAATTTTAAAAATTAGAGGTAGAGTTGCTAGTTTCGTGGTTGCAAAACTTAAAGGAACTAAAACCTACAAATTAAGTGCTCGTGGTGTTAATACCAACGTTCAAATTATTTGTGAAGCTGTTGGTGGTGGTGGTCACTTTGGAACTGCTGCTGCTACTAGTGATGAAGAACTTGAGCAATTTGTAGATAACATACGAACAGCAATTATCGATATAGGGAGAAAACAAAATGAAAGTAATTTTAATTAA
- a CDS encoding APC family permease yields the protein MKKKFNSISLAALLVNYMVGFGFIATIMKIVNLGPWGILVISLTLFVAIATALVFTRLSNNFHEEDGGSMYFAKQTGKESFAFYIGFNQYAQYPLFSASGPLFLVTAAETLTSNNIVLWIVRIFSIMFFIFLAFVSTSKLKQVNS from the coding sequence ATGAAGAAGAAATTTAACTCCATATCTCTTGCGGCGTTATTAGTTAACTACATGGTCGGTTTTGGTTTTATAGCCACAATTATGAAAATTGTTAATTTAGGACCATGAGGAATTTTAGTTATTTCATTAACATTATTTGTAGCTATAGCTACAGCTTTAGTTTTTACTAGGTTATCTAATAATTTCCACGAAGAAGATGGTGGTTCAATGTATTTTGCCAAGCAGACTGGCAAGGAAAGCTTCGCTTTTTACATTGGATTTAACCAATATGCGCAATATCCCCTTTTTTCAGCATCAGGACCACTTTTTTTAGTGACCGCTGCTGAAACATTAACATCTAATAATATTGTTTTATGAATCGTTCGGATTTTTTCAATTATGTTTTTCATTTTCCTTGCTTTTGTTTCTACATCGAAACTTAAACAAGTAAATTCATAA
- a CDS encoding amino acid permease, giving the protein MIFGAAIVKWIILFIGFAILLYLATKFNYYSYNFTHYQDVNTYLILSNSLSFMFAFSGIEIMPSFAKESKVRNYKKVFIILFGTVLFIYFIGYVLFLGTKISIFDGKFVNIYTQVHHYGSILFIIFLVFYNVSDTLTSQLAYSRTLSYFAKQGYLPKKIALENENGEHKNAIWLNTVIILTFMTFFVLLPEILKALGVKIEKDYFNSFLDLGTMTYLTQYIGAFITLLILEQQKKVRKIALIEKMFYFVAIFVLVSMILVRLFPFLADGPWKVSNWISLFTFVIIHIIIFTLIYLKKQRNKKEILAKANN; this is encoded by the coding sequence ATAATTTTTGGAGCAGCAATTGTTAAATGAATTATTCTTTTTATCGGTTTTGCAATTCTGCTTTATTTAGCAACTAAATTTAATTATTACAGCTATAACTTTACTCATTATCAAGATGTAAATACCTACTTAATTCTTTCTAATTCACTTAGCTTTATGTTTGCTTTTTCTGGAATTGAAATTATGCCAAGCTTTGCTAAAGAATCTAAAGTTAGAAACTACAAGAAAGTATTTATCATCTTATTTGGTACAGTTCTATTTATCTACTTTATCGGATATGTGCTCTTTTTAGGTACAAAAATTTCAATTTTTGATGGTAAGTTTGTCAATATTTACACTCAAGTTCATCACTATGGTTCAATTTTATTTATCATCTTCTTAGTTTTTTACAATGTTTCAGACACATTAACTAGCCAACTTGCTTACTCAAGAACTTTATCTTACTTTGCCAAGCAAGGATATCTTCCAAAGAAAATAGCTTTAGAAAACGAAAATGGCGAGCATAAAAATGCTATTTGACTTAATACCGTTATTATCTTGACTTTTATGACTTTCTTTGTGCTGCTTCCTGAAATTTTAAAAGCACTCGGAGTTAAAATTGAAAAAGATTATTTCAATAGCTTCCTTGATTTAGGAACAATGACTTATTTAACCCAGTACATTGGAGCTTTTATAACCCTTTTAATTTTAGAACAGCAAAAGAAAGTGCGCAAAATTGCTTTAATTGAAAAAATGTTTTATTTTGTAGCAATTTTTGTCCTTGTATCAATGATTTTAGTCCGTCTATTCCCATTTTTAGCAGATGGACCTTGAAAAGTATCTAACTGAATTTCGCTTTTTACCTTTGTAATTATTCACATTATTATTTTCACTTTGATTTATCTTAAAAAGCAAAGAAATAAGAAAGAAATTTTAGCTAAAGCAAATAATTAA
- a CDS encoding IS1634 family transposase yields MITMIIMYNINMSNYILYKRKNPKGIYIALGISKGYGKGIGNLVGLGYWEEIKEKYSLQNIDDLKPIARLVPVGEDKIEVKTKFFQLLNPTSVETNVKNVGIELIYKVIKELDLFKGLPKTKYKSLEEVLEFIVATRIIQPRSYICQYKNKNDFLHEIDIKKSSIYNYFDTFLEYKNAILVNIYNKMQELTTRNTKLMHFDNTTVYFQSFSRDGLRQRGFSKDGKHDEDQIVVAMAVDNNGIPFHYKVFEGNTADSKTLVKFLVEMQKIYKTKDTVIVADKGISQNANLRYLEQKGYKYIVQKRIDILGKEDKAFIVNDQGFVQENDYFTKSRFVQSVWAKNKNKKRYSDTFRKQFVYFSPSKQTLDKIKRQNLINKLEKKSINGELPLSALVPEYKKKYMDVDGKTVGRLNIEKIKKVANEDGFYMIETNITNIDSKEANEIYKGQWKVEEGFRTLKSAIEVRPMYVYKDEHIQSHVFLCFLSLIVLKYCIYKLKKFYKDNGEIQRLTMNMFIDALKLITITTKTVNGKVVSEIKNNLDPEHKELNKIYSDFQYAVNGLSL; encoded by the coding sequence ATGATTACAATGATAATAATGTATAATATAAATATGAGTAACTACATTCTGTATAAAAGAAAAAACCCAAAAGGGATTTACATTGCATTAGGAATATCAAAAGGATATGGTAAAGGGATTGGTAATTTAGTTGGATTAGGTTATTGAGAAGAAATTAAAGAAAAATATTCTCTGCAAAACATCGATGATTTAAAACCAATTGCTAGATTGGTTCCTGTTGGAGAAGATAAAATTGAAGTTAAAACCAAATTTTTTCAATTGCTTAACCCAACATCTGTCGAAACAAATGTAAAAAACGTTGGTATTGAATTGATTTATAAAGTAATTAAAGAACTAGATTTATTTAAAGGATTACCAAAAACTAAATACAAATCTTTAGAAGAAGTATTGGAATTTATTGTTGCAACAAGAATAATTCAACCAAGAAGTTATATTTGTCAATACAAAAACAAAAATGACTTTTTACATGAGATAGATATAAAAAAATCTTCGATTTATAACTATTTTGATACTTTTTTAGAATATAAAAATGCAATTTTAGTCAATATTTATAACAAAATGCAAGAATTGACAACTAGAAACACAAAATTAATGCATTTTGATAATACAACTGTTTATTTTCAAAGTTTTTCAAGAGATGGTTTGAGACAAAGAGGTTTTTCTAAAGATGGAAAGCATGATGAAGATCAAATTGTTGTGGCTATGGCAGTTGATAATAATGGTATTCCTTTTCACTATAAAGTTTTCGAAGGAAATACTGCAGATTCTAAAACTCTTGTGAAATTTTTAGTCGAAATGCAAAAAATTTACAAAACAAAAGACACAGTAATAGTTGCTGATAAGGGTATTAGTCAAAATGCAAATTTAAGATATTTAGAACAAAAAGGATATAAATATATAGTTCAGAAACGTATTGATATTCTTGGAAAAGAAGATAAAGCATTTATAGTAAATGATCAAGGGTTTGTTCAAGAAAATGATTATTTTACTAAATCTAGATTCGTCCAATCTGTTTGAGCTAAAAATAAAAATAAAAAAAGATATAGCGATACCTTTAGAAAACAATTTGTCTATTTTAGCCCTTCAAAACAAACTTTAGACAAAATAAAAAGACAAAATCTTATTAATAAATTGGAGAAAAAGTCTATTAACGGTGAATTGCCATTAAGTGCTTTGGTTCCTGAATATAAGAAAAAGTATATGGATGTAGATGGTAAAACAGTCGGAAGATTAAATATCGAAAAAATTAAAAAAGTGGCTAATGAAGATGGTTTTTATATGATTGAAACCAACATAACAAACATAGATTCAAAAGAAGCGAATGAAATATATAAGGGACAATGAAAAGTGGAAGAAGGTTTTAGAACTTTAAAATCAGCAATCGAAGTTAGACCGATGTACGTCTATAAAGACGAACATATTCAATCTCATGTGTTTTTATGCTTTTTGTCTCTAATTGTTTTGAAATATTGCATTTATAAATTAAAGAAATTTTATAAAGATAATGGAGAGATTCAAAGGCTCACAATGAATATGTTTATAGATGCATTGAAGCTTATAACAATCACAACAAAGACTGTGAATGGTAAAGTTGTAAGTGAAATCAAGAATAATTTAGACCCAGAACATAAGGAATTAAACAAAATATATAGTGATTTTCAATATGCGGTTAATGGTCTATCATTGTAA